One Prunus dulcis unplaced genomic scaffold, ALMONDv2, whole genome shotgun sequence genomic region harbors:
- the LOC117613399 gene encoding auxin efflux carrier component 2-like produces MITGKDIYDVFAAIVPLYVAMILAYGSVRWWKIFTPDQCSGINRFVAVFAVPLLSFHFISSNDPYAMNYQFILADSLQKVVILTALFLWQAFSKRGNLEWMITLFSLSTLPNTLVMGIPLLKAMYGDFSGTLMVQIVVLQSVIWYTLMLFMFEYRGAKLLISEQFPETAASITSFRVDSDVVSLNGREPLQTDAEIGDDGKLHVVVKRSNASSMVSSFNKSHGLNSLTSMTPRASNLTGVEIYSVQSSREPTPRASSFNQTDFYAMFNASKAPSPKHGYTNSFQGGFGDVYSVQSSKGVTPRTSNFDEEALKMSTSNKKRGARSMSGEIFNGGMVSSYPPPNPMFSGSTSGGPKKKDSGGGGGGGGGGSGGAAPNKELHMFVWSSSASPVSEGNLRHAVNRAASTDFGVIDPSKAAALHQHETAASKGMHEVIENMSPGRKMSGDRELETEEGSKFPPSASPYSSCQKKVDMEGGVAKKHQMPPASVMTRLILIMVWRKLIRNPNTYSSLLGVAWSLISYKWHIKMPTIVSGSISILSDAGLGMAMFSLGLFMALQPKIIACGKSVATFAMAVRFLTGPAVIAATSIAVGLRGVLLHVAIVQAALPQGIVPFVFAKEYNVHADILSTAVIFGMLVALPITILYYFLLGL; encoded by the exons ATGATCACTGGCAAGGACATATACGATGTTTTTGCAGCCATAGTCCCTTTATACGTGGCTATGATCTTAGCCTACGGTTCCGTCCGGTGGTGGAAAATCTTCACCCCGGACCAATGCTCCGGCATAAATCGCTTCGTGGCTGTTTTCGCCGTCCCATTGCTCTCCTTCCACTTCATCTCCTCCAACGACCCTTACGCCATGAACTACCAGTTTATCCTCGCCGACTCCCTCCAAAAAGTCGTCATCCTCACCGCCCTCTTCCTCTGGCAAGCCTTCTCCAAACGCGGCAACCTCGAGTGGATGATCACGctcttctccctctccacCCTCCCCAACACCCTCGTCATGGGCATCCCGCTGCTCAAAGCCATGTACGGCGACTTCTCCGGCACCTTGATGGTTCAGATTGTTGTTTTGCAGAGCGTGATCTGGTACACTCTCATGCTCTTCATGTTCGAGTACCGCGGCGCCAAGCTCTTGATCTCCGAGCAGTTCCCGGAGACTGCAGCTTCGATCACGTCGTTCAGAGTTGACTCCGACGTTGTTTCACTCAACGGCCGAGAGCCGCTGCAAACAGACGCGGAGATCGGCGACGACGGGAAGCTTCACGTGGTGGTGAAGAGGTCCAATGCTTCGTCTATGGTGTCGTCCTTCAACAAGTCACACGGGTTGAACTCGCTGACTTCGATGACCCCGCGGGCTTCGAATCTCACGGGAGTGGAGATTTACTCGGTGCAGTCCTCCCGTGAACCGACGCCGCGGGCGTCCAGCTTCAACCAAACGGATTTTTACGCCATGTTTAATGCCAGCAAGGCGCCGAGCCCCAAGCACGGCTACACAAACAGTTTCCAAGGTGGATTCGGGGACGTTTATTCAGTGCAGTCTTCGAAAGGGGTGACGCCGAGGACTTCAAATTTTGATGAGGAGGCGCTGAAGATGAGTACTAGTAATAAGAAGAGGGGGGCGAGGAGTATGAGCGGTGAGATCTTCAATGGTGGTATGGTCTCTTCGTACCCTCCTCCAAACCCGATGTTTTCCGGGTCTACCAGTGGTGGGCCGAAGAAGAAAGACAGTGGAGGTGGCGGTGgaggcggtggtggtggtagtggtggtgcaGCGCCTAATAAAGAGCTTCACATGTTTGTTTGGAGTTCGAGTGCATCGCCAGTTTCTGAAGGGAATCTTAGACATGCAGTAAATCGAGCTGCTTCCACTGACTTTGGGGTAATTGATCCTTCCAAGGCTGCAGCTCTTCATCAACATGAAACTGCTGCTTCAAAAG GTATGCATGAGGTAATTGAGAATATGAGTCCTGGGAGGAAAATGAGTGGAGATAGGGAGCTTGAGACAGAAGAAGGATCCAAGTTTCCACCAAGTGCTTCGCCGTACAGTAGTTGCCAGAAGAAGGTGGACATGGAAGGAGGTGTAGCCAAGAAGCACCAAATGCCTCCTGCCAGTGTCATGACTAGACTTATACTCATCATGGTCTGGAGAAAGCTCATTAGAAACCCCAACACCTACTCCAGCCTTCTTGGCGTGGCCTGGTCTCTCATATCATACAA GTGGCACATCAAAATGCCAACAATTGTAAGTGGATCCATATCAATCTTATCTGATGCTGGTTTGGGAATGGCTATGTTCAGTCTCG gATTGTTCATGGCTTTACAACCAAAGATCATAGCTTGTGGAAAATCTGTTGCAACATTTGCAATGGCTGTTAGGTTTTTAACAGGCCCAGCAGTTATTGCTGCAACCTCTATTGCTGTTGGTCTTCGGGGAGTTCTTTTACATGTTGCAATAGTTCAG gctGCTCTTCCTCAAGGCATTGTTCCCTTTGTATTTGCCAAGGAATACAATGTCCACGCAGACATACTTAGCACTGC GGTCATTTTTGGAATGCTGGTTGCCTTGCCCATAACAATTctctattattttcttcttgggCTCTAG
- the LOC117613400 gene encoding auxin efflux carrier component 2-like, whose translation MQSSLEMTTRASSFNQTDFYAMFSASKAPSRKHGYTNSFQGGFGDDEEALKMSTTNKKRRERSMSCEVFNGGMVSSYPPANPMFERSTSGVPKKKDSGGGNGEAVRNKDLHMFVWNSSASPDPEGNLRHAVNRAASTDFGVIDPSKAAALQQHETAASKGMHHLIANMSPGRKTSADRELEIEEESKFPASESPYGSFRKKVDMEDGGVAKNHQMPRASIMIRLILIMIWRKLFRNPNTYASLLGLAWSLISYKWHIKMPTIVSGSVSILSDAGLGMAMFSLGLFMALQPKIIACGKSVATFAMAVRFLAGPAVIAGTSIAVGLRGVLLHVAIVQAALPQGIVPFVFAKEYNVHADVLRTAVIFGMLLAVAVTIIYYIVLGL comes from the exons ATGCAGTCTTCCCTTGAGATGACCACACGGGCCTCCAGCTTCAACCAGACGGATTTTTACGCCATGTTTAGTGCCAGCAAGGCGCCGAGCCGCAAACACGGCTATACAAACAGTTTCCAAGGCGGATTCGGGGATGATGAGGAGGCGTTGAAGATGAGCACTACTAATAAgaagaggagggagagaagcATGAGTTGTGAGGTCTTCAATGGTGGTATGGTCTCTTCGTATCCGCCTGCGAACCCAATGTTTGAGAGGTCTACCAGTGGCGTTCCGAAGAAAAAAGATAGTGGTGGTGGTAATGGTGAGGCAGTGCGTAATAAGGACCTCCATATGTTTGTTTGGAATTCCAGTGCATCGCCAGATCCCGAAGGGAATCTTAGACATGCAGTAAATCGAGCTGCTTCCACTGACTTTGGGGTAATTGATCCTTCCAAGGCTGCAGCTCTTCAACAACATGAAACTGCTGCTTCAAAAG GTATGCATCATTTAATTGCAAATATGAGTCCCGGGAGGAAAACGAGTGCAGATAGGGAGCTTGAGATCGAAGAAGAGTCCAAGTTTCCAGCAAGTGAGTCTCCGTACGGTAGTTTCCGGAAGAAGGTGGACATGGAAGACGGAGGTGTAGCCAAGAATCACCAAATGCCTCGTGCCAGTATCATGATTAGACTTATACTTATCATGATCTGGAGGAAGCTTTTTAGAAACCCCAACACCTACGCCAGCCTTCTTGGCTTGGCCTGGTCTCTCATATCATACAA GTGGCACATCAAAATGCCAACAATTGTAAGTGGATCCGTATCGATATTATCTGATGCTGGCTTGGGAATGGCTATGTTCAGTCTCG gCTTATTCATGGCTTTACAACCAAAGATCATAGCTTGTGGAAAATCTGTTGCAACATTTGCAATGGCTGTTAGGTTTTTAGCAGGCCCAGCAGTGATTGCTGGAACCTCTATTGCTGTTGGTCTTCGGGGAGTTCTTTTACATGTTGCAATAGTTCAG GCTGCTCTTCCTCAAGGCATTGTTCCTTTTGTATTTGCCAAGGAATACAATGTCCATGCAGACGTACTTAGGACTGC GGTCATTTTTGGAATGCTGCTAGCCGTGGCCGTAACAATAATCTACTATATTGTTCTTGGGCTCTAG
- the LOC117613398 gene encoding uncharacterized protein LOC117613398, protein MNDVESLDDYLTRFFETVNNLKSLGEDVTEKRIVQKLLMSLSRRYKSIVSIIEETRDLDTIRVEEILASVKVYDKREDLHDERDKLAGTEKAFSSLRVGNNQASRANKSS, encoded by the coding sequence ATGAATGATGTTGAATCTCTGGATGACTACTTGACTCGATTTTTTGAAACTGTAAACAACCTGAAATCTCTAGGAGAAGATGTAACAGAGAAAAGGATTGTTCAAAAATTGTTGATGAGTCTAAGTAGGAGGTACAAGTCCATAGTGTCAATCATTGAAGAAACCAGAGACCTTGACACTATTAGAGTTGAAGAAATTCTTGCATCTGTCAAAGTCTATGATAAGAGAGAGGATCTACATGATGAAAGGGATAAATTGGCAGGAACTGAGAAAGCTTTTAGCAGTCTTAGAGTTGGAAATAATCAAGCTTCTAGAGCTAACAAAAGTTCTTAG